In a genomic window of Arachnia rubra:
- a CDS encoding FHA domain-containing protein encodes MTQLDLATLSPPAAPGSAASPVEAGQTGDDLKLKPVSGLVRALVYLTDLACVFAVTGLLWWLFPSPVLAGITIAEAIVVLTLFRARTGRTPGALATGTAAVAHGSNHAPGLGKQLVRSILMTLLHVTAVGPLVGCFMSRDGRDWVDRISGTAMVSLRTSAEETEQDKETVEEEITEPRQGQGFPDLQQLPVSPESSVPAPASTSPVAPASSPPRPSPFYPGTAVPPPDRTQKPSPPATSWSRAGVPQESPAPATRKEGPATRKEVRRDTGAPPPRGGVTRLTWDWGGPPEPPAPSASPPRRAAASQDPAPAAPSSPAAAPAGPLSPRRAAAHSPQTSKAEPPTVTRRVAGPNGLPRATFLWVVVDSGQKEKVDAALVIGREPSTSTAGERLIAVPDSTNSISRTHLRLGPARNGVWVEDASSTNGTALRAADGKITLLEPGRRILVPAGTMIIMGKRTMTIMGGAVQ; translated from the coding sequence ATGACCCAACTCGATCTCGCCACGCTTTCCCCACCCGCCGCCCCTGGGTCAGCCGCTAGCCCGGTGGAAGCCGGGCAGACTGGAGATGACCTGAAGCTCAAGCCTGTCAGCGGCCTGGTACGTGCCCTGGTGTACCTGACGGATCTGGCATGCGTCTTCGCTGTGACCGGGTTGCTGTGGTGGCTCTTCCCCTCGCCGGTCCTAGCAGGCATCACCATCGCTGAGGCAATAGTCGTCCTAACTCTGTTCCGTGCCCGGACAGGACGCACCCCCGGCGCACTGGCAACGGGTACAGCCGCCGTCGCACACGGCAGCAATCACGCACCTGGGCTCGGAAAACAGCTGGTACGCAGCATCCTGATGACGCTGCTGCACGTGACGGCGGTGGGACCGCTGGTCGGCTGTTTCATGAGCCGGGACGGGAGAGACTGGGTGGACCGGATCTCCGGGACCGCGATGGTCAGCCTGCGCACATCCGCCGAGGAGACCGAGCAGGATAAAGAGACAGTGGAGGAGGAGATCACAGAACCCCGGCAAGGGCAGGGATTCCCCGACCTCCAGCAGCTGCCCGTGTCTCCAGAAAGTTCCGTTCCCGCCCCCGCGTCCACCAGCCCTGTGGCCCCGGCTTCCTCACCGCCCCGTCCCTCGCCCTTCTACCCAGGCACAGCGGTACCACCCCCGGACAGGACGCAGAAGCCGTCGCCCCCCGCGACGTCGTGGAGCAGGGCAGGAGTCCCGCAGGAATCTCCTGCCCCAGCCACGCGTAAAGAGGGCCCAGCCACGCGCAAGGAGGTACGTCGCGACACCGGAGCCCCGCCCCCGAGAGGAGGGGTAACGCGTCTGACGTGGGATTGGGGAGGGCCTCCCGAGCCGCCAGCTCCCAGCGCTTCGCCTCCCCGCCGCGCTGCCGCTTCTCAGGACCCAGCGCCTGCGGCTCCTTCTTCCCCCGCAGCAGCCCCAGCCGGGCCTCTGTCACCGCGACGTGCAGCAGCCCACAGCCCTCAGACATCCAAGGCAGAACCCCCCACAGTGACCCGCCGCGTCGCCGGACCCAACGGGCTGCCCCGCGCGACGTTCCTCTGGGTGGTCGTGGACTCTGGACAGAAAGAGAAGGTGGACGCCGCACTGGTGATAGGTCGCGAGCCCTCCACGAGCACGGCTGGGGAACGATTGATCGCCGTTCCCGACTCCACCAACTCGATCTCACGAACTCATCTCCGGCTCGGCCCAGCCCGCAATGGCGTATGGGTTGAGGACGCCTCCTCGACGAATGGCACTGCGCTACGTGCGGCCGACGGCAAAATCACCCTTCTGGAACCCGGTAGGCGCATCCTGGTTCCCGCCGGAACAATGATCATCATGGGGAAACGCACCATGACAATCATGGGCGGTGCAGTTCAATAA
- the eccCa gene encoding type VII secretion protein EccCa — MVQPKQEEATKAPELPSGQIDIQVPPDQPEAGGMGNVLMTVVPMMGSVGVMVFMAISQGQNTRMLLMAGAMLFAMLAMVGFNIYRQIGGHRQKVDTLRREYIAYLGETRKSVRTVTRKQRDYVGWHLPSPDSLVLIAQEGSRLWERDIDDKMATHVRLGASSQDLAMELVEPELAPLAKPDVVCLSAMRRFIDAHSVVDDMPLGIMLGDFSHIEVAGPQEAAHAQVRAMIMHMATLSSPQALRMAVLCSEKNKGEWEWMKWLPHIRSTEAADALGPARMVTTDPGELMQLLGDKFTGRGVFRTRSEATEWPHLFLLLDDVSLPADSSLGRIGGVDGVTVVRTMTSWGPMTSRSTLRMILHPGTDAEDRGQMELLLLDQQPILVIPDAMAIPQAEAIARRMAPWMAEGRPESEAPVGKADPKRSQNLMELLGCGDVRDFDPDRQWKRREGRDRLKVPFAVTPEGVPVVLDIKESAQQGMGPHGLLIGATGSGKSEVLRTLVLAMSMTHSPEQLNFVLVDFKGGATFAGMADLPHVSAMISNLESELSLVDRMQEALRGEMVRRQEILRQAGNYANVTDYEADRLAGKHKFPPMPALFIILDEFSELLSAKPEFVDLFVAIGRLGRSMSIHLLLSSQRLESGRLKGLDSHLSYRLGLRTFSAGESRDVLGVPDAYELPGYPGVGYLKPGTEEMIRFRASYVAAPPPVRKENPSDRVRQSNAPIKIVPFTTDPVIQEEPEETIEAEVSPDRSGDDEWADMTQMDIAVARMRGKGVPAHQVWLPPLEAPDTMDLMMKDLAPDPRLGLVSMSWRLRGPLRIPLGIVDLPLEQRREVLEFDFSGANGHFGVVGGPLTGKSTVLRSVVMALSLVHTPQEVQFYIIDLGGGTFTPFDGAAHVAGVATRDRPDVLNRMLAEIEGIIDDRERYFRANRIDSMDTYRQARAQGRFDDGYGDVFLVVDGWAVMKTELEGMDMRIMAIMARALSFGVHVLLGSNRWADFRQQVSDALGSRLELRLGDVTDTRLDRNVAKAVPAERPGRGQDMGRHHVLVALPRIDGDQDPSTLGRGVTTALESIKKAAPAPGPKLRLLPVRITVKELLKQPEASQGMVLGVEEARLSPFLFRPRQDSHMYVFGDAKSGKTTFLRSVAQEITRNFTPKQAQVFVVDYRRSLLEQVPEDYLAAYMTNADEVREQLSGLAEFLRTRMPDDSVTPQQLRDRSWWQGAEAWVLVDDYDLVALQGNNPVSLLQPLMGQAQDVGLHVLVVRRMGGASRAAFEPVLQSMRDLGATGIMLSGNPDEGSVIGRVKPVRSVAGRAQVISRDDGYFLAQLAWSGQR; from the coding sequence ATGGTCCAACCCAAGCAGGAGGAGGCTACCAAGGCCCCTGAGCTTCCCTCCGGGCAGATTGATATCCAGGTTCCCCCTGACCAGCCCGAGGCCGGGGGCATGGGCAATGTCTTGATGACCGTCGTCCCGATGATGGGCTCGGTCGGCGTTATGGTGTTCATGGCGATCTCGCAGGGGCAGAACACCCGGATGCTGCTCATGGCCGGGGCTATGCTCTTCGCGATGCTGGCGATGGTGGGGTTCAACATCTACCGGCAGATCGGCGGCCACCGCCAGAAGGTCGACACCCTGCGCCGGGAGTACATTGCCTATCTGGGCGAGACCCGCAAGAGCGTGCGCACGGTGACCCGCAAGCAACGCGACTACGTCGGCTGGCATCTGCCCTCGCCGGATTCCCTGGTGCTGATCGCCCAGGAGGGCTCCCGTCTGTGGGAACGGGACATCGACGACAAGATGGCGACGCATGTGCGGCTGGGGGCGTCGTCACAGGACCTGGCGATGGAGCTGGTTGAGCCCGAGCTGGCGCCCCTGGCCAAGCCCGATGTGGTGTGTCTGTCAGCGATGCGGCGTTTCATCGACGCCCACTCGGTGGTCGACGACATGCCGTTGGGAATCATGCTTGGCGACTTCAGTCATATCGAGGTGGCTGGTCCGCAGGAGGCGGCACACGCTCAGGTGCGGGCCATGATCATGCACATGGCGACGCTGAGCTCGCCGCAGGCCCTGCGCATGGCAGTTCTTTGCTCTGAGAAGAACAAAGGCGAGTGGGAGTGGATGAAGTGGCTGCCCCATATCCGTTCCACCGAGGCAGCCGATGCTCTGGGGCCAGCACGTATGGTGACGACAGACCCCGGTGAGCTGATGCAACTGCTGGGGGACAAGTTCACTGGGCGCGGCGTGTTCCGGACACGTTCGGAGGCAACGGAGTGGCCGCATCTGTTCCTGCTCTTGGACGATGTGAGCCTGCCTGCTGACAGCTCTCTGGGGCGGATCGGCGGGGTCGATGGTGTGACGGTGGTGCGGACTATGACGTCGTGGGGTCCGATGACCTCGCGCTCAACACTGCGCATGATCCTGCATCCCGGGACGGATGCTGAGGACCGCGGGCAGATGGAGCTGCTGCTACTGGACCAGCAGCCGATCCTGGTGATCCCGGACGCGATGGCTATTCCCCAGGCGGAGGCTATCGCTCGGCGGATGGCTCCCTGGATGGCGGAGGGACGCCCGGAGTCTGAGGCGCCCGTCGGTAAAGCGGATCCGAAACGTTCTCAGAACCTCATGGAGCTGCTCGGCTGCGGGGATGTCCGCGACTTCGACCCCGACCGGCAGTGGAAGCGGCGCGAAGGCCGCGACCGCCTGAAAGTGCCGTTCGCCGTGACCCCCGAGGGGGTGCCAGTTGTCCTTGACATCAAGGAGTCAGCGCAGCAGGGCATGGGGCCGCATGGGCTGCTGATCGGCGCTACCGGCTCCGGCAAGTCCGAGGTGCTGCGCACCCTGGTCCTGGCGATGTCGATGACGCACTCACCAGAACAGCTGAACTTCGTCCTGGTCGACTTCAAGGGCGGCGCCACCTTCGCTGGCATGGCTGACCTGCCTCACGTCTCGGCCATGATCTCGAACCTGGAGTCGGAGCTCTCGCTGGTGGATCGTATGCAGGAGGCGCTGCGCGGCGAGATGGTGCGGCGTCAGGAGATCCTGCGCCAGGCCGGCAACTACGCCAATGTGACGGATTACGAGGCCGATCGCCTGGCGGGCAAGCATAAGTTCCCGCCCATGCCTGCCCTGTTCATTATTCTCGACGAGTTCTCGGAGCTGCTGAGCGCAAAACCGGAATTCGTCGACCTGTTCGTGGCGATCGGACGTCTGGGGCGTTCGATGTCGATCCATCTACTGCTCTCCTCCCAGCGTCTTGAGTCTGGGCGTCTGAAAGGCCTGGATTCTCATCTGTCGTACCGGCTTGGGCTGCGCACCTTCTCTGCGGGCGAGTCTCGGGACGTCTTAGGCGTACCGGATGCCTATGAGCTGCCGGGCTACCCCGGGGTGGGTTACCTGAAGCCGGGAACTGAGGAGATGATCCGCTTCCGCGCATCTTATGTGGCGGCCCCGCCGCCCGTGCGCAAGGAGAATCCGTCGGACCGGGTGAGGCAGAGCAATGCTCCCATCAAGATCGTTCCCTTCACGACCGATCCCGTGATTCAAGAAGAACCCGAAGAAACCATCGAAGCTGAGGTTTCCCCGGACAGGTCTGGTGACGATGAATGGGCCGATATGACCCAGATGGACATCGCCGTCGCCCGGATGAGGGGCAAGGGGGTCCCGGCCCACCAGGTGTGGCTGCCGCCGCTGGAGGCTCCGGACACGATGGACCTGATGATGAAGGACCTCGCGCCCGACCCGCGTCTGGGCCTGGTGTCGATGTCGTGGCGGCTGCGCGGTCCGCTGCGCATCCCACTGGGCATCGTCGACCTACCGTTGGAGCAGCGCCGTGAGGTGCTGGAATTCGACTTCTCAGGCGCCAACGGTCACTTCGGGGTGGTGGGTGGCCCGCTGACAGGCAAGTCGACCGTCTTGAGGTCGGTGGTGATGGCGTTGAGCCTGGTGCACACCCCGCAGGAGGTGCAGTTCTACATCATCGACCTGGGTGGTGGCACGTTCACGCCCTTCGACGGCGCAGCGCACGTGGCAGGTGTGGCCACCCGCGACCGTCCGGATGTGCTGAATCGCATGCTGGCTGAGATCGAGGGCATCATCGACGATCGCGAGAGGTACTTTCGCGCCAACCGGATCGATTCTATGGACACCTACCGTCAGGCCCGGGCGCAGGGACGTTTCGACGACGGCTACGGCGATGTCTTCCTGGTGGTCGACGGCTGGGCCGTGATGAAGACGGAGCTTGAGGGCATGGATATGCGAATCATGGCGATCATGGCGCGGGCTCTCTCCTTTGGCGTCCACGTCCTGTTGGGGAGTAACCGCTGGGCTGATTTCCGACAGCAGGTCTCGGACGCGCTTGGATCGCGCCTGGAGCTGCGCCTGGGCGATGTCACTGACACCCGGCTCGACCGGAATGTTGCGAAGGCGGTGCCTGCAGAACGTCCTGGACGTGGCCAGGACATGGGGCGCCACCATGTGCTAGTTGCCTTGCCACGGATTGACGGCGACCAGGACCCATCGACCCTGGGGCGGGGCGTGACGACGGCTCTGGAGAGCATCAAGAAGGCAGCACCAGCACCGGGGCCGAAGCTGCGCCTGCTGCCGGTGCGCATCACGGTCAAGGAGCTGCTGAAGCAACCCGAGGCATCCCAGGGCATGGTGTTGGGGGTGGAGGAGGCCCGTCTCAGCCCCTTCCTGTTTCGGCCGCGTCAGGACAGCCACATGTATGTGTTCGGTGATGCCAAGTCGGGCAAGACGACATTCCTGCGGTCGGTCGCCCAGGAAATCACGCGTAACTTCACTCCGAAGCAGGCGCAGGTCTTCGTGGTCGACTATCGGCGTTCGCTGCTGGAGCAGGTTCCGGAGGACTATCTGGCCGCATATATGACGAACGCTGATGAGGTCCGGGAGCAGTTGAGTGGCCTGGCTGAGTTCTTGAGGACGCGCATGCCCGACGACTCCGTGACCCCACAGCAGCTGCGTGACCGTTCCTGGTGGCAGGGCGCTGAGGCATGGGTTCTGGTTGATGACTACGACCTGGTGGCGCTTCAGGGAAACAACCCGGTCTCTTTGCTGCAGCCGTTGATGGGCCAGGCTCAGGACGTTGGCCTGCACGTCTTGGTGGTGCGCCGGATGGGTGGGGCGTCGCGGGCGGCGTTCGAACCGGTGTTGCAGTCGATGCGAGACCTGGGGGCTACCGGCATCATGTTGTCGGGAAACCCAGACGAGGGCAGCGTGATCGGGCGGGTGAAGCCGGTGCGGTCGGTGGCTGGCCGGGCTCAGGTGATTTCACGTGATGACGGCTACTTCCTGGCCCAGCTGGCGTGGTCGGGCCAGCGCTGA
- a CDS encoding alpha/beta hydrolase has product MTITWGDVQRWDPENLNSASRKLRELRQGLMAEADDTDGAKKRIRSTGAAVKAMKTSLGSLNANLDQLVNDISELMMATAAAAEGVWDVKTKVAECTSFAAEHTYLKIDAEGSVTYSIVSSGSSAFGKDPAEANRVASANASEDFDRYRKSEELKALIKAAIDRAGEVDDAYDKRLKAVGDGTYRSSETASSQSQGLPDLPQKGWSATEVAAWWNALTDDERKKIIEKHPEAIGNLDGISMAARDQANRRLIDGELESAQKHRAEVQRKYDDQQAKIDEEFEKHNGYTTYSSFSVKEVNPYADELKHADQKVRDLQKIHDLIGQKENGAPKYHLLTLDASGEKDVRAAIATGDVDKAANVATMVPGVSTTVRNDMDSMLGNAEKLRTHAGADSTAAVAWLGYDAPPAAPILGDTSDQNGSVGDIITTGRADEGARSLNGFHEGIQAYRQSQGTDPHLTTVDHSYGSLTAGTAALSTKTGVVDDMVLYGSPGGRADDVHEYNVPEGHVYASANKGDFVAGLGPDSSFGHNPVKLPGVKNISSDERGHSDYWDNPEFVEDVSQITAGENPETNRPDNQAAAAGAKKTAAE; this is encoded by the coding sequence ATGACGATCACCTGGGGCGATGTTCAGCGGTGGGATCCGGAGAATCTCAACTCGGCTTCTCGTAAGCTGCGCGAACTGCGACAGGGGCTGATGGCTGAGGCCGACGATACCGATGGTGCCAAGAAGCGGATTCGTTCCACGGGGGCGGCGGTGAAGGCTATGAAGACTTCACTGGGATCTCTGAATGCAAATCTCGACCAGCTGGTGAACGACATTTCAGAGCTCATGATGGCCACCGCCGCTGCCGCGGAGGGGGTCTGGGATGTGAAGACCAAGGTTGCCGAATGCACGTCGTTCGCAGCGGAACATACCTACCTGAAAATAGATGCAGAAGGGAGCGTTACCTATAGCATAGTTTCATCGGGTTCTTCAGCATTTGGGAAAGACCCGGCGGAAGCAAATCGTGTTGCGAGTGCAAATGCCAGTGAGGATTTTGACAGGTACCGTAAATCTGAAGAGCTCAAGGCGCTGATCAAGGCCGCTATCGACCGTGCCGGTGAGGTCGATGACGCCTATGACAAGCGGTTGAAGGCCGTAGGCGATGGCACCTACAGGTCCTCGGAGACTGCCTCCAGTCAATCCCAGGGGCTGCCGGACCTGCCGCAGAAAGGCTGGTCGGCCACCGAGGTGGCTGCTTGGTGGAATGCTCTCACCGATGATGAGCGTAAAAAGATCATTGAGAAGCACCCAGAGGCTATCGGCAACCTCGATGGCATCTCAATGGCAGCCCGCGACCAGGCGAACCGCAGACTCATCGATGGTGAGCTGGAATCAGCGCAAAAGCATCGAGCTGAGGTTCAGAGGAAATACGATGATCAGCAGGCAAAAATCGATGAAGAATTTGAGAAACATAATGGGTATACTACATATAGTTCATTTTCTGTAAAAGAGGTCAATCCTTATGCGGATGAGTTGAAGCATGCTGACCAGAAGGTGAGGGATCTCCAGAAGATCCATGATCTCATAGGGCAGAAGGAGAACGGTGCTCCGAAGTATCACCTCCTCACATTGGATGCATCTGGTGAGAAGGACGTCAGGGCTGCCATTGCGACGGGCGATGTCGACAAGGCAGCCAATGTCGCCACGATGGTGCCGGGAGTCAGTACGACGGTCCGAAACGATATGGACAGCATGCTCGGTAACGCCGAAAAGCTGCGTACCCATGCCGGTGCCGATAGCACGGCCGCAGTGGCGTGGCTCGGCTATGACGCGCCTCCTGCTGCTCCGATTCTTGGCGATACTAGCGATCAAAATGGTTCTGTGGGTGACATTATAACGACGGGTAGGGCCGATGAGGGTGCTCGTTCTCTCAATGGGTTCCATGAGGGGATTCAGGCGTATCGGCAGTCGCAGGGAACTGACCCGCATCTGACCACCGTCGACCATTCCTATGGTTCTCTCACCGCTGGTACGGCTGCGTTGAGCACCAAGACTGGTGTGGTCGATGACATGGTGCTCTACGGCTCGCCGGGTGGCCGGGCCGACGATGTGCATGAATACAACGTTCCAGAAGGACACGTCTACGCCTCCGCCAATAAAGGGGATTTTGTGGCTGGTCTGGGTCCTGATTCTTCCTTCGGTCATAACCCGGTTAAATTGCCTGGCGTCAAGAATATCTCTTCCGATGAGCGCGGACATAGTGACTATTGGGACAATCCGGAATTCGTCGAGGATGTCTCCCAGATTACTGCTGGCGAGAATCCCGAGACTAATCGTCCCGACAACCAGGCGGCGGCAGCCGGGGCTAAGAAGACTGCTGCAGAGTGA